A portion of the Ricinus communis isolate WT05 ecotype wild-type chromosome 10, ASM1957865v1, whole genome shotgun sequence genome contains these proteins:
- the LOC8260637 gene encoding tRNA (guanine-N(7)-)-methyltransferase, which yields MLESKANPTINKSTGLPRKRFYRARAHSNPLSDSHFPVPFSPCQVDYSLHYPQIFPMSDQVSSSKKIQFADVGCGFGGLLISLSTLFPETLMIGMELRDKVTEYVKERVLALRVANPGQYQNISVVRTNSMKYIPNYFGKGQLSKMFFLFPDPHFKEKNHRRRVISPHLLDEYAYVLEVGGIIYTITDVEELGDWMKGCLEGHPMFEALTEEELGADPVVKLLSSATEEGQKVARNGGQTFQAIYRRIAPSL from the coding sequence ATGTTAGAAAGCAAGGCAAACCCAACTATCAACAAGTCAACTGGCCTGCCTAGGAAGCGTTTTTACCGAGCTCGAGCACATAGCAACCCACTAAGTGACTCGCACTTCCCTGTGCCCTTCTCCCCTTGTCAGGTTGACTATTCCCTTCATTACCCTCAAATCTTTCCCATGTCTGATCAAGTTAGTAGTTCCAAAAAAATCCAATTTGCTGATGTAGGCTGTGGTTTTGGAGGGCTGCTTATTAGTCTTTCAACTCTTTTTCCAGAAACCCTTATGATTGGAATGgaacttagagataaggtgaCAGAGTATGTGAAGGAACGGGTTTTAGCACTAAGGGTAGCCAATCCAggtcaatatcaaaatatttcaGTAGTTCGGACCAATTCCATGAAATACATACCAAATTACTTTGGGAAAGGGCAGCTTTCAAAGATGTTTTTCCTATTCCCAGATCCCCACTTTAAGGAGAAGAATCATCGCCGACGGGTTATTAGTCCACATTTGCTAGACGAGTATGCTTATGTTCTTGAGGTTGGCGGAATTATCTACACAATTACAGATGTGGAAGAGTTAGGTGACTGGATGAAGGGTTGTTTAGAGGGTCACCCCATGTTTGAAGCCCTCACAGAGGAGGAGCTTGGAGCAGATCCTGTTGTAAAGCTCTTAAGTTCAGCAACTGAAGAAGGACAAAAGGTTGCTCGGAACGGGGGACAGACTTTTCAAGCAATCTACCGACGCATTGCTCCATCTCTATAA
- the LOC8260636 gene encoding pentatricopeptide repeat-containing protein At1g33350, which yields MNTANQNLNQLVLAILSKCNNLNHLKQLQSYLTVIGHSQTQFYSFKLVRFCILNLSNFNYARYIFNHLHSPNIYLFTALVTAYASNPDHHLSAFELYRDMVRRAHPKPNHFIFPHVLKSCQNTKVVHSQIAKLGFSQYPVVQTALVDSYSRFMSDIGCARQVFDEMSERNVVSWTAMITGYTRVGEVGNAISIFDKMPERDVPSWNSIIAGCTQNGLFIEAICLFRKMILVAQSKPNQVTTVCALSACGHTGMLQLGKWVHGYVYKNSLGFDSFVSNALVDMYGKCGSLREASKIFDMTLKKSLTSWNSMINCFALHGHSKKAICIFEEMIQYGADVRPDEVTFVGLLNACTHGGLVEKGRFYFDTMTQDYGIEPQIEHYGCLVDILGRAGRFEEALEVVREMKIEPDEVVWGSLLNGCKVHGNTDLAESAIKKLIEIDPKNGGYGIMLANLYGGLGKWDEVRKVRKMLKDHNAYKTPGCSWIEVDNEVCQFYSVDKTHPRSEEIYRILENLRLGVA from the coding sequence ATGAACACAGCAAATCAAAATCTGAACCAACTTGTGTTAGCAATTCTTTCCAAATGCAATAATCTGAATCATCTTAAACAGCTCCAATCTTATCTCACGGTTATTGGTCACTCGCAGACCCAATTTTACTCTTTCAAACTTGTCCGTTTTTGTATTCTCAATCTCTCAAACTTTAACTATGCTCGTTATATTTTCAATCATCTTCACTCTCCTAATATCTATCTTTTCACTGCCTTGGTCACTGCCTATGCCTCTAATCCTGATCATCATCTTTCCGCCTTTGAATTGTATCGGGACATGGTTCGTCGAGCACACCCTAAACCTAACCATTTTATCTTTCCTCATGTTCTCAAATCGTGTCAAAACACTAAAGTGGTGCATTCCCAGATAGCTAAATTGGGTTTTAGTCAATACCCGGTTGTTCAAACTGCTCTTGTGGATTCATATTCGAGGTTTATGTCGGATATTGGTTGTGCGAGACAGGTGTTTGATGAAATGTCTGAGAGAAATGTTGTATCTTGGACTGCTATGATTACCGGGTATACTAGAGTTGGTGAGGTTGGTAATGCGATTtctatttttgataaaatgcCTGAGAGAGATGTTCCATCTTGGAATTCTATTATTGCTGGTTGTACACAAAATGGGTTGTTTATAGAAGCTATTTGCCTTTTCAGAAAGATGATCCTTGTTGCTCAAAGCAAGCCTAATCAGGTCACGACAGTGTGTGCTCTCTCTGCTTGTGGCCATACTGGCATGCTTCAGCTTGGGAAATGGGTACATGGTTATGTGTATAAAAATAGTCTTGGTTTTGATTCATTTGTGTCGAATGCACTGGTGGATATGTATGGAAAATGTGGGAGTTTAAGAGAGGCCTCGAAGATTTTTGATATGACTTTAAAGAAAAGCTTGACATCTTGGAATTCAATGATAAATTGTTTTGCCCTCCATGGGCATAGCAAGAAAGCAATATGTATTTTTGAGGAGATGATCCAATATGGAGCTGATGTAAGACCGGATGAGGTGACCTTTGTTGGTTTGTTGAATGCTTGCACCCATGGAGGACTTGTCGAAAAAGGACGTTTCTATTTTGATACGATGACTCAGGATTATGGGATTGAACCTCAGATTGAGCATTATGGGTGCTTGGTAGATATCCTTGGTCGTGCTGGAAGGTTTGAAGAAGCCTTGGAAGTTGTGAGGGAAATGAAGATTGAACCTGATGAAGTTGTTTGGGGTTCTTTGCTAAATGGATGTAAAGTACATGGAAATACAGATTTAGCAGAATCTgctattaaaaaactaattgaAATTGACCCAAAAAATGGAGGCTATGGCATAATGTTAGCAAATTTATATGGCGGGCTAGGGAAATGGGATGAGGTTCGCAAGGTAAGAAAGATGTTGAAGGATCACAATGCTTATAAGACACCAGGGTGCAGTTGGATTGAGGTTGATAATGAAGTGTGTCAGTTCTACTCTGTTGACAAAACACATCCTAGATCGGAGGAGATATACAGGATATTGGAAAATTTAAGGCTTGGAGTGGCTTGA